One Tumebacillus sp. BK434 genomic window carries:
- a CDS encoding phosphotransferase, translating to MSRKAIHLLTTEVLQSASSKYGLDPARLVDLGSGNVNTVYDCQADGQSCILRLTHNSRREQRELASEADYVNYLAQNGAAVSRVIPSKDGNLAEALPNGFSAVLFEKAPGQLPDEADWNDDFYYRWGKLTGALHRISRSYTPPSGLKRHAWHEDGWFQFRSYIPADQTTVLQQADELLAELNSLPRDAAGYGLIHNDLHSRNFLQHGEQLTAFDFDDCCYNWYVNDIAVILYHALTRFSRPPRSGAEEKAFGERFMQQFLTGYRTEHELDAAWVARLPLFLKMRRMLLYVFYHQEFDLDNLSALMSGRIADTRQAIEQDTPLTDIRFASL from the coding sequence ATGAGTCGAAAAGCGATCCATCTGCTGACCACCGAGGTTCTGCAGTCTGCATCCTCCAAATACGGACTTGATCCTGCCCGCCTCGTCGATCTCGGCAGCGGCAATGTCAACACGGTGTATGACTGCCAGGCGGATGGTCAGTCGTGCATCCTCCGTTTGACCCACAACTCGCGCCGAGAGCAGCGCGAGCTGGCGAGCGAAGCCGATTATGTCAATTACCTCGCCCAAAACGGGGCGGCGGTGTCGAGGGTCATCCCGTCAAAGGACGGCAACTTGGCGGAAGCGCTGCCGAACGGCTTTAGCGCCGTGCTGTTCGAAAAAGCGCCTGGGCAGCTGCCGGACGAAGCAGACTGGAACGATGATTTTTATTACCGCTGGGGCAAGCTGACCGGCGCGCTGCATCGGATCAGCCGTTCCTACACGCCCCCGTCAGGCTTGAAACGACATGCCTGGCACGAAGACGGATGGTTTCAGTTCCGAAGCTACATCCCGGCTGACCAGACAACCGTTTTGCAGCAGGCTGATGAGCTGCTGGCCGAACTGAACAGCCTGCCCCGTGATGCGGCAGGATACGGGCTGATACACAACGACCTCCATTCCCGCAACTTCCTGCAGCACGGGGAGCAGTTGACCGCTTTTGACTTTGACGACTGTTGCTACAACTGGTATGTCAACGACATCGCGGTGATCCTCTACCATGCGCTGACCCGCTTTTCCAGACCGCCCCGCAGCGGCGCGGAAGAAAAAGCGTTCGGCGAGCGGTTCATGCAGCAGTTTCTGACCGGGTATCGCACCGAACATGAACTGGATGCGGCGTGGGTGGCGCGACTGCCCCTGTTTCTGAAAATGCGCCGCATGTTGTTATACGTGTTTTATCATCAGGAATTTGATCTGGACAACCTCTCGGCACTGATGTCCGGCCGCATCGCCGACACGCGGCAGGCGATCGAACAAGATACGCCGCTAACCGACATTCGTTTTGCATCTTTGTGA
- a CDS encoding Ger(x)C family spore germination protein gives MKNKRRVLVLLLLVMSLSLSGCWSYKTLEHLSYIHSIGIDYRDGKFFIYAQFPNFTLLSKVEGAGQSENATPIFVGKGVGETFNMALYDLYHTMQRRLFWSHLTTIVMTEATMKMEVDQILDLFQRFGEYRPTFWVYITDENLEDIFLSTHVFDSSPVFSKLGDPIDMNRQDSYPVLPQRMFRYMAMQREPAHTMIVPSLGSTKTRWFDENRKYRVMHFDGYTIFKNKKWKGRLSYDEAQGLLWLNPDLVRSPLTIKLNKKSVFTIVILKPDVKIIPILKPDRVQFALKIRLKGHVTQLSGVRDEKRLVEAAINQIKKQIRLTYNKGLEIDADVLNLSDSVYRKHPQAWKKFAKNNELPLQEDTLADVKVHLEVMHYGKKLHFDQK, from the coding sequence ATGAAGAATAAGCGGCGGGTCTTGGTTCTTTTGCTGCTGGTCATGTCCCTTTCCCTGTCCGGGTGTTGGAGCTACAAAACGCTGGAACACTTGAGTTACATTCACTCGATCGGCATTGATTATCGGGACGGGAAGTTTTTTATCTACGCCCAATTTCCCAATTTCACACTGCTTAGCAAGGTGGAAGGTGCGGGGCAGTCTGAGAACGCCACTCCGATCTTTGTGGGCAAAGGCGTTGGCGAGACGTTTAACATGGCGTTGTATGATCTGTATCATACGATGCAGCGCCGCCTGTTTTGGAGCCATCTGACCACGATTGTGATGACCGAGGCGACGATGAAGATGGAAGTGGATCAGATCCTCGATCTTTTCCAGCGTTTTGGGGAGTATCGGCCGACATTCTGGGTCTATATCACCGATGAGAATCTGGAAGATATTTTTCTGTCCACCCATGTGTTTGACTCGTCCCCTGTCTTTTCCAAACTGGGTGATCCGATCGACATGAACAGACAGGACTCTTACCCGGTACTGCCACAGCGCATGTTCCGCTATATGGCGATGCAGAGGGAGCCCGCTCACACGATGATCGTGCCAAGCTTAGGCAGCACGAAGACACGGTGGTTTGATGAGAATAGAAAGTACCGAGTGATGCACTTTGACGGCTATACGATATTCAAGAACAAGAAATGGAAAGGGCGCTTGTCTTACGATGAGGCGCAAGGGCTTCTGTGGCTCAATCCGGATCTGGTACGCTCCCCGCTGACGATCAAATTAAACAAAAAAAGCGTGTTCACCATAGTGATCCTCAAGCCGGACGTGAAGATCATTCCGATCCTCAAGCCTGACCGGGTCCAATTTGCGCTCAAGATTCGCCTAAAAGGGCATGTCACCCAACTGAGCGGCGTCCGCGATGAGAAACGCTTGGTCGAGGCGGCCATCAATCAGATCAAAAAGCAGATTCGGTTGACCTATAACAAGGGGCTGGAGATCGACGCCGATGTGCTCAACCTCTCCGATTCGGTCTATCGCAAGCACCCGCAGGCGTGGAAGAAGTTTGCGAAAAACAACGAACTGCCACTGCAGGAAGATACGCTGGCTGACGTCAAGGTGCATTTGGAAGTGATGCACTATGGCAAGAAGCTGCATTTTGATCAGAAATAA
- a CDS encoding zinc metallopeptidase, protein MFFHPLDIVIFIAFGLSLWAQFQVSGKFKRWEQVPASSGMTGEQAARTLLDRQGLRDVPVEPVPGRLSDHYDPIHRIVRLSEPVYYGHSIASLSVACHEVGHAIQHKMSYPMLVLRHRIFPVVRIASGAAPYLLIAGLLLGATGLTGFGIVLFSVAVAFQVITLPVEFNASSRAKALMVAEGFIRNDEEHGVNKVLNAAALTYVAAALISILQLLKFVMIFAGQQRDE, encoded by the coding sequence TTGTTTTTCCATCCGCTGGACATTGTGATCTTCATCGCCTTCGGGCTGTCCTTGTGGGCGCAGTTTCAAGTCTCGGGGAAATTTAAACGCTGGGAGCAAGTCCCGGCTTCGTCCGGCATGACCGGGGAACAGGCGGCACGAACGCTGCTCGACCGTCAGGGACTGCGCGACGTTCCCGTCGAGCCGGTGCCGGGGCGGCTCAGCGACCATTATGACCCGATCCATCGCATCGTCCGCCTATCCGAGCCGGTTTATTACGGCCACTCGATCGCATCGCTGTCGGTCGCCTGCCATGAGGTCGGTCACGCCATTCAGCACAAAATGTCCTACCCGATGCTCGTGCTCCGCCACCGCATCTTCCCGGTGGTGCGCATCGCCTCCGGCGCGGCGCCATACCTGTTGATCGCCGGGCTATTGCTTGGCGCGACGGGGCTGACCGGATTTGGCATCGTGCTGTTTTCCGTGGCGGTGGCGTTTCAGGTGATCACACTGCCGGTGGAGTTTAACGCCAGCTCTCGGGCGAAAGCGCTGATGGTGGCGGAAGGGTTCATCCGCAATGACGAAGAGCACGGTGTCAACAAAGTGCTGAATGCTGCCGCGTTGACCTATGTTGCCGCGGCGTTGATTTCGATTCTGCAGCTGTTGAAATTCGTGATGATCTTCGCCGGGCAGCAGCGTGATGAGTAA
- a CDS encoding SDR family oxidoreductase encodes MKTQLNRVVLVTGAAQGIGRSIAETYAAQGATVIAADKEPFAPEQTTAMQTDLRDPQEIERMFRKIREQFGRLDVLINNAGVSVWKSPYELSVGEWDDILNLNLRGTFLCAREAARLMKVGGGGKIINMCSTRALMSEPNTEAYAASKGGILALTHALAVSLGPDRIQVNAISPGWIETGDYSQLREEDHTQHPSGRVGRPADIANACIYLTDPANDFITGANLVIDGGMTRKMIYLE; translated from the coding sequence ATGAAAACTCAACTCAACCGCGTCGTGCTCGTCACCGGTGCCGCGCAAGGCATCGGCCGCTCGATCGCCGAGACGTATGCCGCACAAGGTGCCACGGTGATCGCGGCCGACAAGGAACCGTTTGCGCCGGAACAGACCACCGCGATGCAGACCGACCTGCGAGATCCGCAGGAGATCGAACGTATGTTTCGGAAAATCCGCGAACAGTTCGGCCGACTGGATGTTCTGATCAACAACGCCGGGGTCTCCGTTTGGAAATCTCCTTACGAACTCAGCGTGGGGGAGTGGGACGATATTCTCAACCTCAACCTGCGCGGCACGTTCCTCTGCGCCCGCGAAGCAGCCAGGCTGATGAAAGTGGGTGGGGGTGGCAAAATCATCAACATGTGCTCGACACGCGCTTTGATGTCCGAACCGAACACCGAAGCGTACGCTGCATCCAAAGGCGGCATCCTCGCGCTGACACATGCTCTCGCCGTCTCGCTCGGTCCGGATCGAATCCAGGTGAATGCGATCTCGCCCGGCTGGATCGAAACGGGCGACTACAGCCAGCTGCGCGAGGAAGACCATACTCAGCATCCGTCCGGACGCGTCGGGCGACCGGCAGATATCGCCAACGCCTGCATCTATCTGACCGATCCGGCCAACGATTTCATCACCGGCGCCAACCTTGTCATCGACGGCGGCATGACGCGCAAAATGATCTATTTAGAATAG
- a CDS encoding HipA family kinase, which translates to MPRHHWILERPWKEKRQGQVWVVRDERNTRGYFKFATKEQWYYSGPMIANEIIAAALAKRLGFPVGKLEMATVWGPGGIPQEGIVSVQAEADEVITWREAAAEVKTAPEQHIEQFDLLAQMVVFDAWIANIDRAKGKNLVLYRNTPGERYHWYLIDHGHTLFGSPRKWKRGAWNAPLWEQLWRFYNVPQGLLAAQSDNERLEPMIQKIEKLRMWEIDAALRAVPRGHLQMRDRQFIKRLLLYRQKRIRTIIERWLAYEGQKECNT; encoded by the coding sequence ATGCCTAGACACCATTGGATTCTGGAACGCCCTTGGAAAGAGAAGCGTCAAGGGCAGGTCTGGGTGGTGCGCGACGAACGCAACACGCGCGGGTATTTTAAGTTCGCAACCAAAGAGCAGTGGTATTATTCGGGTCCGATGATCGCCAACGAAATCATAGCTGCGGCGCTGGCCAAGCGGCTCGGGTTTCCGGTCGGCAAACTGGAGATGGCGACCGTCTGGGGGCCGGGCGGCATCCCGCAGGAAGGGATCGTTTCGGTACAGGCCGAGGCGGATGAAGTGATCACGTGGCGCGAAGCGGCGGCAGAGGTCAAAACTGCCCCCGAACAGCATATCGAACAGTTTGACCTGCTCGCCCAGATGGTCGTGTTCGACGCCTGGATCGCCAACATCGACCGGGCGAAAGGCAAGAACTTGGTCCTGTATCGCAACACCCCCGGTGAACGGTATCACTGGTACCTGATCGACCATGGCCACACCTTGTTCGGCTCGCCGCGCAAATGGAAGCGCGGGGCATGGAACGCGCCTTTGTGGGAGCAGCTCTGGCGCTTTTACAACGTGCCACAGGGCCTGCTCGCTGCACAATCGGACAACGAGCGGCTGGAGCCGATGATCCAAAAGATCGAAAAACTGCGCATGTGGGAGATCGATGCAGCCTTGCGCGCCGTGCCGCGCGGTCACCTGCAGATGCGCGACCGCCAGTTCATCAAACGGCTGCTCTTGTATCGCCAAAAGCGGATTCGAACGATCATCGAGCGCTGGCTGGCCTATGAAGGACAGAAAGAATGCAACACATGA